Genomic segment of Mercurialis annua linkage group LG6, ddMerAnnu1.2, whole genome shotgun sequence:
CTGTGGATGTTGTCTTTGTAGCGGTTGGCTGCATGGACCATGAAGACCTGTCTAATGACCTCCTCGCTGTACGCCGCACTATCCCACCAGAACTCTTTCTGCAAACAGTACAAACATGTTgcattagttagtttttaaaaaaaaaacataatttaaacgttacgaagctttaaattaaattacctGAAACTCCTGGAAGTAGAACTCCCTCTGCTCGGCTGTTAGAAAGCGCCATGCTGTTCCATTATCGAACCAGCACTTCCTAAAAATCTCCCGCATAGCCCGTGAAACAGGCCCAGAGTTGATCAACATCGTCCTGTGATTTTTTAGGCATAGTttagtatatatacatattacaaTTTAAACGTGGAAAACTAAATTGTAAACATACCTGCTAGGGTCCGGGTGAACCCTCGCCCTACCCCGGTCGTCCAAAACAGCCGGGGGCTCGCCAGGCTCACGCTGCTGCCGAGGCTGAACAGGTGCTCCAGCCTCTAACTGCTGCTGCTCCTCAGCAACGTTGTCATCGCCAGGAACAAGGTCTGATCCCCGTCCGCGTCCTCGGCCTGAGGCTGATCCTCGGCCTGTGCCTGATCCTCGACCGCGACCCCTCATACCTGCACATacatcaattttaaatgttcgaCAAACAACCAAcacatttattaataaaattatacattccttcgtgaaacataaaactatgaaatattaattcaaattcAACAAGTGTACACATGAATAATATaagtaaaaaaacataaattcgaGAAGCGTTAATACATCATctttaacaattaattaaggTTTCAAAAATCTAGTGCATAAAATATACTAAACTACTAAAGTTCTTCGCtttcatcttcgtctgatgaggatgcgaTGAACTCATCTTCTGTTTCTTGTTCAGGAGGCATGAACAACGCATCTTCCTCAGCTTCTCCAGTTTGATCAGCCAAATATGTCGGATTGTCTTCTGTTGCAACAatgagaggattttcttctatgTCATCTTGAAAGGCCGGGATAATCCCCTCGGGCATGTCAAGCTCTGATCGCGCCTTTATcctgcaaactgcccaccaatttatTTTATCCCTTCTTTTACTCGGATATGGCAGGTAATGAACTTGATCGGCCTGTTCAGCTAAGATGAACGGTTCATACTTGTTGTATCTCCTTCTGTTATTAATATCcaccatgttgtattttttgttactaattGTGCCTGAATTTTGCGCTGGGTCGAACCATTCGCATTTAAATAAGACAGTCGTTTTCATTGGAAGcgctggatactctaactcaattatgtctgtcagaaatccataaaagtcattttcgctATCGACATATTGAGTTCCCCTTACGCAGACTCCACTATTCATTGTAAGTTGTTCCTCCCCATAAGCTTGAGTCTGAAACTTGAACCCGTTTACACGGTACCCCTTAAATGTTCTGACTGATCTAAGAGGTCCTTTAGCGAGACTAAGAATGAAGGGATTGGTACAGACAGTTGGATCTTGCACCTGAAGCGTAAAAGTGTATTATAAATCGGAACTTTTAACTAAAAGATTCGAAATATATTCTGttaaatacttacatattgttgAAACCAGCAGGCAAAGTCACTCTCGAACTTTGCTTCAATTTGCGAGGTGCTGATTTCAGGGTTTCCTCTACGCAACTCGCCTTCGAAAACCCTTTAGTTAcgaagaaaacaataattagaagCTAAATAATCATTGTTAATTACATTGACAGCTGTATTAAAGCTTACTctctgtaattttcaatttctgaacaATTCAACAGAACATATGTCCGGGCAGCAACAATCTCAGCATCTTCAAGATATCTCTTGCGGCAAGCACCCACTGATTGCCCTTGAGGCTTGAAAATCGATAGTCTCTCAACATCATCGTCGACTTCAATGTCacaaacttcatttctttgcagCCGCTCAGGTATCATTGGGTCACCTTCTGAAAAATAATAAGCTGCAAACTTTGCGGTTTCTTCATTTAAGTATCCGCTACTAATGCTTCCTTCCACCCTCCCTTTATTGCtcactttttttttcagttttctcaAATATCTGATTCCACATACGCCACAGTAAGTAAACATTACATGTTAATATACTGATACACAGAATTGAAAAACATGTTGAAatattacctttcaaatgggtacatccagcgatactgaaccggccctgccatc
This window contains:
- the LOC126687825 gene encoding uncharacterized protein LOC126687825, with the protein product MRCSCLLNKKQKMSSSHPHQTKMKAKNFSSMRGRGRGSGTGRGSASGRGRGRGSDLVPGDDNVAEEQQQLEAGAPVQPRQQREPGEPPAVLDDRGRARVHPDPSRYVYNLVFHV